From the SAR202 cluster bacterium genome, the window TCGGCCTTGTGCAGCCCGCGATAGGGCGCTTCAATCTCCACCCTGTGCGCCAGCCCCTGGCTGAGCACCTCTCCGAAGCCCCTGAAGAACTCCGGCGTGGCGTCGGGGAACGGGTTGCCGCCCAGTGAGCCGATTGCGATGCGGGAAACCCCATGCGTGCTGCACCACACCGCCGCCAGCCCGATCAGGATGATGTTGCGCCCAGGCAAGAAGACTGCCTCGTCGGCCTCGCCCGCCTGCGGCACCCCCTTCCCCGTCACACCCCAGTGGTCGCCATACAGCGGCCGCACGGGCATTGAAATGTCCGTGATCGGCTGAACGTTGGGGCTGGCCAGGGCGGTTATGTAAGCCGCAACCGCCTTCCTCTCTTCCGTTTCCCATTTCAGTCCCACTTTGACGTAGATGGGATAGACGAGCGCGCTCCGGGCCAGGTCGGCTAGCAGCACGGAGCTGTCCAGCCCACCGCTTGCGAGCACCGCAACCTTCTCCATTGGCCCCCTCGCTAGACCACGTCGTTGATCATCATGTCCTTATAGCTCTCCCGGCGGCGGATGAGCCTCGACTTCCCGTTCGCGACCATCACTATCGCCGGGCGAGGGTTCAGGTTGTATACGCTCGCCATTGATGGCGCGTAGGCGCCCGCGGACGGCATGGCAAGAATGTCGCCTGTCTCCAGCGTCGGAAGCTCGATGTCGCGAATCAGCACATCCCCGGACTCGCAGTACTTGCCGGCTATCGTGACCTTCTCCGCCGGCTTCGCGCCCATGCGATTCGCTATTGCCGCCTCGTACTTGGAACCGTAAATGGCAGGGCGGATGTTGTCGCCCATGCCGCCGTCCACGGAGACGTACTTTCGCACGCCGGGGATGCTCTTGATGCCTCCTACCGTGTAAAGCGCCACTCCGGCCCGGCCCACAATGGACCGGCCGGGCTCCACAACGAGCGTCGGCTCGCCGAAGCCGAGGTCCTTCAGCCGCGCCTTGAGCGCCGTCGTGATCACTTCGGCGTACGACGAAATCGGCGGGGGCAGCTTGTCGCGCAGGTACCCGATGGCGAACCCGCCGCCCGGGCTGAACTCCTGCAGGTTAAGCCCCTCCTTCTTGAAGGGCGCCAGGTAGGTCAGGATGGTGTCCACCGCGATCGAATAAGGCTCAAGCTCAAAAATCGGTGAGCCCAGGTGGAAGTGAATACCGATGAGGTTCAGGTTGGACGACTTCAACGCCTGCCTGATCGCCTTCGCTGCGTCGCCCGTCTCAATTGCGAAGCCGAACTTGCTGTCCAGGGTGCCTGTCGTCGTCATCACGTGCGTGTGCGGGTCCACGTTCGGCGAAATCCTGAGCATCACGTCCTGCTTCACGCCGCGGGCCTTCGCCAGATCGTTCAGCAATTTCAATTCGTGGAAGCTGTCTATTACCACCCTCCCAAGCCCCACCTCCAGGGCCATCTCCAGCTCTTGCGGCGTCTTATTATTGCCGTGGAAATACAGGCCCTTCGCCGGCACCCTGGCCGCCTGAGCAACGGCGATCTCGCCGCCGGACACAACGTCCATGCCGAGCCCTTCCTCGGTCACCAGCTTCGCAATCGCCGGGTTCACGAACGCCTTGGAAGCGAACAGCACTTTCGTCTTCGGGTACCGCTTTGTGAACTCGCCCACGAACTCGCGGCACATGCCACGCAGGGTGGCCTCATCGTAGACATACAGCGGCGTACCGTACTCGGCGGCCAGTTCAAGAGCGTCCACCCCTCCAAGGGTGAGATGACCCTTGCCGTTCACGCCGGCGGTCACAGGGAAAAGACTTGCGTTAGCGAAAGACATTAAGGGCTCCTGAGAATAGAAAGGTAGCGTTCAAACGCAGGTAGTTTACAAAATTTGCCTACCGTTTGCCAGAAGTGGAGCGGCGAGTATGATAATGGTAGACTTTGCTCAAGAGTGACTCTGAGTTATGCAGTGGTACCTAGGCCAATGGAGGAGGGGAAGCAATGTATGATCGAATAACGTACGATCCGCAAATCATGGGCGGCCGCGCATGCATCCGGGGTATGCGGATTACGGTTTCCTTGGTCATCGGGCTCGTAGCTAGCGGAATGACTACCAGGGAAATAATCGCAGAGTATCCCGACCTGGAGCCCGAGGATATTCGCCAGGCGCTCCAGTACGCTGCAGACCTCGTCTCAGACCGAATGGTGATGTTTGCTGGAGAGAAGCCTTG encodes:
- a CDS encoding 7-cyano-7-deazaguanine synthase, translated to MEKVAVLASGGLDSSVLLADLARSALVYPIYVKVGLKWETEERKAVAAYITALASPNVQPITDISMPVRPLYGDHWGVTGKGVPQAGEADEAVFLPGRNIILIGLAAVWCSTHGVSRIAIGSLGGNPFPDATPEFFRGFGEVLSQGLAHRVEIEAPYRGLHKADIIRANPGLPLHLTLTCMAPANGRHCGRCQKCEERQSSFREAGVEDRTPYS
- the lysA gene encoding diaminopimelate decarboxylase, whose amino-acid sequence is MSFANASLFPVTAGVNGKGHLTLGGVDALELAAEYGTPLYVYDEATLRGMCREFVGEFTKRYPKTKVLFASKAFVNPAIAKLVTEEGLGMDVVSGGEIAVAQAARVPAKGLYFHGNNKTPQELEMALEVGLGRVVIDSFHELKLLNDLAKARGVKQDVMLRISPNVDPHTHVMTTTGTLDSKFGFAIETGDAAKAIRQALKSSNLNLIGIHFHLGSPIFELEPYSIAVDTILTYLAPFKKEGLNLQEFSPGGGFAIGYLRDKLPPPISSYAEVITTALKARLKDLGFGEPTLVVEPGRSIVGRAGVALYTVGGIKSIPGVRKYVSVDGGMGDNIRPAIYGSKYEAAIANRMGAKPAEKVTIAGKYCESGDVLIRDIELPTLETGDILAMPSAGAYAPSMASVYNLNPRPAIVMVANGKSRLIRRRESYKDMMINDVV
- a CDS encoding DUF433 domain-containing protein, with protein sequence MYDRITYDPQIMGGRACIRGMRITVSLVIGLVASGMTTREIIAEYPDLEPEDIRQALQYAADLVSDRMVMFAGEKP